A single Phoenix dactylifera cultivar Barhee BC4 chromosome 1, palm_55x_up_171113_PBpolish2nd_filt_p, whole genome shotgun sequence DNA region contains:
- the LOC120113223 gene encoding uncharacterized protein LOC120113223, which yields MIEMEPSRKTNPAKRDIGWSYGRRLGSEGQRHQFQCKFCDKVFKGGGVTRLKQHLAGNSGEVATCRNCPNEIRVLMRQNLAEAKEAKEMASKKRAEVDCQAAEPPSYHSREPEEVEDLDEEEADIQAAMHASLDDQWQ from the exons atgatagaaatgg agccatcaagaaaaacgaACCCTGCAAAGCGTGATATTGGCTGGTCTTATGGGCGAAGACTTGGAAGTGAGGGGCAACGACACCAGTTTCAATGCAAGTTTTGCGACAAGGTTTTCAAGGGAGGAGGGGTAACCAGGTTGAAGCAACACTTAGCCGGAAATTCCGGTGAGGTTGCTACATGCCGAAATTGTCCTAACGAGATTCGTGTGCTGATGAGGCAGAATCTTGCTGAGGCCAAAGAagcgaaggagatggcttccaaGAAGAGGGCGGAGGTCGATTGCCAAGCGGCAGagccaccttcctatcactctagggagccagaggaggtcgaggatctagatgaggaggaggcagatattcaggcggccatgcatgcaagcctggatgatcagtggcagtag